A segment of the Candidatus Neomarinimicrobiota bacterium genome:
GGGAAAATCCCGCCGTTCCGACAGGGCAAAAAGGAGACGTTGAGTCTCCTTTTTTCTATCAAGGAGTCGCGGGTTCTCCCGGATGGATCCCTGGTGGGAAAATCCCGCCGTTCCGACAGGGCAAAAAGGGGACGTTGAGTCTCCTTTTTTCTATCAAGGAGTCGCGGGTTCTCCCGGATGGATCCCTGGTGGGAAAATCCCGCCGTTCCGACGAGGAAAGGGATCATTGACCCCTTTTTGTTCATGGAAGCTGCTACGATGTGGGGTACGCTACCTCACTTTTTAATCGTGATATCACTATTCGCATTTTAATCCCAGCAACCTATTACCCAATTTCCCGCTTTACGGTTAAATTCACCTCAACTCGTCACGTCAATTATCACCTGAGCACACGGATTTGGCGGTGCCGGAATCTAACAGCCTGAGATAGGGAGCATCCATTGGCAATCGATGATATCATTCAGGAGCCGCAGGTTGACGAAGACCTGGCCCTGGAACACGGCCTCTCCCGCGACGAATACGCCCGGATAGTAGACCTGCTAGGGCGCACACCCACTTTCACCGAGCTGGGCATATTCTCCGTCATGTGGAGCGAGCACTGCTCCTACAAAAGCTCCATCAAGGTCCTCAAGACCCTGCCCCGTTCCGGAGGCCGGCTCATGGTGTCGGCGGGGGAGGAGAACGCCGGGCTGGTGGACATCGGGGATGGCCTGGCGGTGGCCTTCAAGATCGAAAGCCACAATCACCCCTCGGCCATTGAGCCTTATCAAGGTGCGGCCACCGGCGTTGGCGGCATTATGCGCGATATCTTCACCATGGGCGCCCGGCCCATCGCCTGCCTTGATCCGCTTCACTTCGGCAGTCTGGATGATCCCCATAACCGCTTCCTGCTGGATCAGGTGGTCAGGGGCATCGCCGACTACGGCAACTGCCTGGGCATTCCTACTGTCGGGGGGCAGGTGATCATCTCCGATGCCTACAAGGGCAATCCGATAGTGAATGTCATGTCCGTGGGCGTGGTGCGGCACGACCGTGTAGCCCGGGCGATGGCCAAAGGCGCTGGTAACCCGGTCTACCTTGTGGGCAGCAAAACGGGCCGGGATGGGATTCACGGGGCCACCTTCGCCAGTGAGGAGCTCTCCGAAGAGTCCGAGTCCCGCAAGAGCAATGTGCAGGTGGGAGACCCTTTTACCGAAAAGCTCCTGCTGGAAGCCACTTTGGAACTGGTCCGGCGCCCGTTCCTGGTGGGCATGCAGGATATGGGTGCCGCCGGGATCACCTGCAGCAGCTCGGAGATGGCCGCCAAAGGGCAGGCGGGCATCCGCTTGAACCTGGACGCCGTGCCCCTCCGCGAAGAGGGGATGATCCCCTACGAAATCATGCTATCCGAATCCCAGGAGCGGATGCTGGTGGTGATCCGGAAAGGCTTCGAGCAGGAGTTGGAGAGTATCTTTGAGCGCTGGGACCTGGACTGCACCCCCATCGGCGAAGTGACCGATACCGGCAACCTGGAGGTTTTTGCCAGCGGTAAAAAGGTGGCGGATATCCCCTGCCAGGAATTGGTACTGGGTGGTGGGGCGCCTCAGTACGCCATGCCGGCTAACAGACCGGCTTACCTGGATGAGGCCAACCGGCTCGATCTGGAGGCCTTGCCCGAGCCGCAGGATTACAATGGCACCCTGCTGCGGCTCCTGG
Coding sequences within it:
- the purL gene encoding phosphoribosylformylglycinamidine synthase subunit PurL is translated as MAIDDIIQEPQVDEDLALEHGLSRDEYARIVDLLGRTPTFTELGIFSVMWSEHCSYKSSIKVLKTLPRSGGRLMVSAGEENAGLVDIGDGLAVAFKIESHNHPSAIEPYQGAATGVGGIMRDIFTMGARPIACLDPLHFGSLDDPHNRFLLDQVVRGIADYGNCLGIPTVGGQVIISDAYKGNPIVNVMSVGVVRHDRVARAMAKGAGNPVYLVGSKTGRDGIHGATFASEELSEESESRKSNVQVGDPFTEKLLLEATLELVRRPFLVGMQDMGAAGITCSSSEMAAKGQAGIRLNLDAVPLREEGMIPYEIMLSESQERMLVVIRKGFEQELESIFERWDLDCTPIGEVTDTGNLEVFASGKKVADIPCQELVLGGGAPQYAMPANRPAYLDEANRLDLEALPEPQDYNGTLLRLLARPNIAHKGFVFEQYDSTVRTNTVVGPGADAAVIRIKDSHKALALCTDGNGRYAWLDPATGGKIAVAEAARNVVCTGARPTAITNCLNFGNPTDPEIYYQFKEAVAGMGEACRLLNTPVTG